From one Caldithrix abyssi DSM 13497 genomic stretch:
- a CDS encoding DUF4139 domain-containing protein — MKNYLALKVSLALLALFGWLAAQSDLSITVTGQNLGLVHERREIDLKKGVSEYWLTDIPQQIDATSVLVESPGNAFLVLEQNYEYDLINVSKVLDKSIDRQIWVEDPALGQISGKLLANNAEYLMLLDEQGQLQILPRNDKQKVLLKDYARQKDQFITKPTLVWKVKVRKDGKHPLVLTYLTRGLKWRADYVGRLEDDDQQLQLACWVTIENHSGRTYKNARLKLMAGELNIVRDVFQRKNMVKRLMATAVTRESQFEEKEFFEYHLYTLQGRTTLLNNQIKQIQLFPETAVKVKKSFVVTSYAPQKVEVKIKFKNSKQNNLGIPFPAGKVRLYKEDGQDLEFIGEDAIEHTPRNEEILLTVGRAFDLVSKRNVLKTERPSKEKEKRTIEYVLRNHKKQDVLVEIIEYVPSYREVELLSSNFEALETKANYLKFKIPVKAGGKNRLEIKYLLK, encoded by the coding sequence ATGAAAAACTATTTGGCTCTAAAAGTTAGCCTGGCGCTCTTAGCGCTGTTCGGCTGGCTGGCCGCGCAAAGCGACCTGTCCATTACCGTTACCGGCCAAAATCTGGGGCTGGTGCACGAACGACGCGAAATCGATCTTAAAAAAGGCGTAAGCGAATATTGGTTAACCGATATCCCGCAGCAAATTGACGCCACTTCGGTGCTGGTCGAAAGTCCTGGCAACGCGTTTCTGGTGCTCGAACAAAATTATGAATACGATCTGATCAACGTCAGCAAGGTGCTGGATAAATCCATCGACCGTCAGATCTGGGTGGAAGACCCGGCGTTAGGGCAAATTTCCGGCAAACTTCTCGCTAACAACGCCGAATACCTGATGCTGCTTGACGAACAGGGGCAATTACAAATTTTGCCGCGCAACGACAAACAAAAAGTGCTGCTCAAAGACTATGCCCGGCAAAAAGATCAGTTCATCACCAAACCCACCCTGGTCTGGAAGGTAAAAGTCAGAAAAGACGGCAAACACCCGCTGGTTTTAACCTATTTAACGCGCGGTTTAAAATGGCGCGCCGATTACGTGGGCAGGTTAGAGGACGACGATCAACAGCTGCAGCTGGCCTGCTGGGTAACCATCGAAAACCACAGCGGCAGGACTTACAAAAATGCGCGACTCAAATTGATGGCCGGAGAATTAAACATTGTACGCGATGTGTTCCAGCGGAAAAACATGGTAAAACGGTTAATGGCTACTGCCGTGACGCGCGAATCGCAGTTCGAAGAAAAAGAATTTTTTGAGTACCACCTTTACACCCTGCAGGGCAGAACCACCCTGCTCAACAACCAGATCAAGCAAATTCAGCTTTTTCCAGAAACCGCTGTTAAGGTCAAAAAAAGTTTTGTCGTAACCTCCTACGCGCCGCAAAAGGTGGAAGTGAAAATTAAATTCAAAAACAGTAAGCAAAACAACCTGGGCATTCCCTTCCCCGCCGGAAAGGTACGCCTGTACAAAGAAGATGGTCAGGACCTGGAGTTTATCGGAGAGGACGCCATTGAACACACGCCGCGCAATGAAGAAATTTTATTGACGGTGGGGCGGGCGTTTGACCTTGTCAGCAAAAGAAACGTGCTAAAGACAGAACGTCCCTCAAAGGAAAAAGAAAAGAGAACGATCGAGTACGTTTTGCGCAATCACAAAAAGCAGGATGTGCTGGTGGAAATCATCGAATATGTGCCATCCTATCGCGAGGTTGAACTGCTGTCCTCAAACTTTGAAGCGCTCGAAACAAAAGCAAACTATTTAAAGTTTAAGATTCCCGTCAAAGCGGGCGGTAAAAATCGACTCGAAATTAAATATTTACTGAAATAA
- a CDS encoding IS1182 family transposase → MSFITYNRSQMNLFGYSVEDFARDDPKSRFVVELVSRLDLSALYSRYSSQGGDSYAPDMMLALWFYAYSNGITSTRKLEELCKYDTRYIYITGNQHPDHSTLSRFRKAHLDLLDQYFVEILLIAQAEGISSFNQIAIDGTKIKAHSSKRHGYTEDQLDKRIEKLRAEIKQYMQRCNFVEQGATDELDLETLRAEKERLERLEKEILERKAQLKERKKQLKSEHRSRHQINVKEPDARMMPSVDGPGYNAQLGVDMSSHLIVAHEVVSQPNDQGQFIPIQEQVEKNLGSDDKRSYTADSGYHNSTDLKELEEKQIDAVIADPQLSNRSIKETPTSKEELQKEERKLKRSDFVYHEQGDYYECPTGKKLFPVERNSERIVYRSNDCQDCPLINLCISSKKKVKQIHRSVNESYCERMAKKLQTSAAQERLKKRSVTVEPVFGNLKHNLGYRGFSLSGLNNVRSEFTLMCIGHNINVLFKNMLGKRLAAFITASQEKDDLLILFSKNILAFLILYFAQRLRMRKNYQYRRI, encoded by the coding sequence ATGAGTTTTATTACTTATAATCGCTCACAAATGAATCTCTTTGGCTATAGTGTGGAAGATTTTGCCAGAGACGATCCAAAGAGTCGATTTGTAGTGGAGTTGGTTTCGCGCCTTGATTTAAGTGCACTTTATTCCCGTTATAGTTCACAAGGCGGTGATTCTTATGCCCCAGACATGATGCTTGCCTTATGGTTTTATGCTTATAGTAACGGCATTACCAGCACCCGTAAGCTGGAGGAATTGTGTAAATATGATACGCGCTACATTTATATCACTGGGAATCAGCATCCGGATCATAGTACATTAAGTCGTTTTCGCAAGGCACATTTGGATTTATTAGACCAATATTTTGTAGAGATACTTTTAATTGCCCAGGCCGAAGGCATAAGTAGTTTCAACCAGATAGCCATAGATGGCACGAAAATCAAAGCGCACAGCAGTAAGCGTCATGGCTACACTGAGGATCAATTAGACAAACGTATAGAGAAGTTAAGAGCAGAGATCAAGCAATACATGCAGCGCTGTAATTTTGTAGAACAGGGGGCCACGGATGAATTAGATTTAGAAACTCTTCGAGCGGAGAAAGAACGGCTTGAGCGCTTAGAGAAAGAGATATTAGAACGTAAAGCCCAATTGAAAGAGCGTAAGAAACAGCTCAAATCAGAACACCGTTCAAGACATCAAATAAATGTAAAAGAGCCGGATGCCCGCATGATGCCTTCGGTGGATGGACCGGGCTATAACGCACAATTAGGCGTAGATATGTCCAGTCATTTAATAGTAGCTCATGAAGTCGTAAGCCAGCCCAACGACCAGGGTCAATTCATACCGATTCAAGAACAAGTAGAGAAGAATCTTGGTTCAGATGATAAGCGATCTTACACGGCCGATTCCGGTTATCACAATAGCACAGACCTAAAAGAATTGGAAGAAAAGCAGATTGATGCCGTAATAGCCGATCCCCAGTTATCCAATCGTTCGATAAAGGAGACACCAACCTCCAAGGAAGAATTGCAAAAAGAAGAAAGAAAACTAAAACGAAGTGATTTTGTGTATCATGAACAGGGAGATTACTATGAATGTCCGACGGGTAAGAAGCTTTTTCCAGTTGAGAGAAATAGCGAACGGATCGTATATCGTTCCAATGATTGTCAGGACTGTCCCTTAATTAATTTATGTATTTCCAGTAAAAAGAAAGTTAAGCAAATCCATCGTTCAGTTAATGAGAGTTATTGCGAACGTATGGCGAAAAAGTTACAAACTTCAGCGGCGCAGGAACGACTAAAGAAGCGTTCGGTGACAGTTGAACCTGTTTTTGGTAACTTGAAGCATAATTTAGGCTATCGTGGATTTTCCTTATCTGGTCTTAATAATGTTCGTAGTGAATTTACGTTAATGTGTATTGGGCATAATATTAATGTTCTATTTAAAAATATGTTAGGGAAACGTTTAGCAGCGTTTATAACAGCATCACAAGAAAAAGATGATCTATTAATTTTATTTTCAAAGAATATTTTGGCGTTTTTAATTCTATATTTTGCCCAACGCTTAAGAATGAGAAAAAATTATCAATATCGGAGAATATAA
- a CDS encoding endonuclease/exonuclease/phosphatase family protein has protein sequence MRLIRFLILLLLPVFLIAQNEPVIEVGSFNIEWFPCKEDGQMMQKYGINLRNPPRGNPTDVPALFQLLKELDIELLGVVEIVDTDLFARKAKEYLGPQYEFVYAPSKSSQKVGFLYDSSVLELKEAPQVYMDVALNPDSWLRPALRGYFKYKPAGFDFHAIIVHLKAAPSGWKIRKKQWQALEKIITDLKENSGDKDIILMGDFNNVSRLGYKEFLPRIDKWNFYWATHELLEDSLVTNYWQPDYTKQYIQGSLIDQIFISDDAKFEMIPNSVKVGGVCAEGRKSYEGPHLPEFYEKISDHCPVFVSFKADIDND, from the coding sequence ATGCGCTTAATTCGTTTCCTGATCTTACTCCTGTTGCCTGTTTTTCTTATTGCTCAAAATGAGCCCGTCATTGAGGTGGGCAGTTTTAATATCGAATGGTTTCCGTGCAAAGAAGACGGACAAATGATGCAAAAATACGGCATCAACTTGCGCAATCCGCCGCGGGGAAATCCAACCGATGTTCCGGCACTTTTTCAATTATTAAAAGAACTGGATATTGAATTGCTGGGGGTGGTGGAAATTGTGGACACCGATCTCTTTGCGCGCAAAGCCAAAGAGTATTTGGGGCCGCAGTATGAATTTGTGTACGCGCCTTCTAAAAGCTCACAAAAGGTGGGGTTTTTGTACGACTCCTCCGTACTGGAGCTTAAAGAAGCGCCGCAAGTTTACATGGACGTGGCCCTCAACCCGGATTCCTGGTTAAGGCCCGCCCTGCGCGGTTATTTTAAATACAAACCGGCGGGATTCGATTTCCACGCCATTATCGTCCATTTAAAAGCTGCACCCAGCGGCTGGAAAATTCGCAAAAAACAATGGCAGGCCCTGGAAAAAATTATTACCGATCTGAAAGAAAATTCCGGCGATAAAGACATTATCCTGATGGGCGATTTTAATAATGTGTCCCGACTGGGTTATAAGGAATTCCTTCCGCGCATCGATAAATGGAATTTTTACTGGGCCACTCATGAATTGCTGGAAGATTCTCTGGTCACCAACTACTGGCAGCCCGATTACACCAAGCAATACATTCAGGGTTCATTGATCGACCAGATTTTCATCTCCGATGACGCCAAATTCGAAATGATTCCCAACAGCGTAAAAGTGGGCGGCGTGTGCGCCGAGGGACGTAAATCTTACGAAGGTCCCCATTTGCCTGAGTTCTACGAAAAAATTTCGGACCACTGTCCGGTTTTTGTTTCCTTTAAAGCGGATATTGACAACGATTAA
- a CDS encoding DUF6913 domain-containing protein: MINWFKKILFNKYLNWRLKRWKEPGNAIDFQRSFTNLKHLLIILPEYWDLEAIQDSFIKPLYEIFGGDVKISTFEKKNFRKEDSTWIGLPKKQYLELFQSEQLDVIIDLSEPQDKFSTYMCAMLKAPLKISLESGPFDRIYNLSIRAKSAESPERRIEIALKYFKELTKASNIH; the protein is encoded by the coding sequence TTGATTAACTGGTTTAAGAAAATTCTGTTTAACAAGTATCTCAATTGGCGGTTAAAACGGTGGAAAGAACCGGGCAATGCCATTGATTTTCAGCGCTCTTTTACCAACCTCAAACATTTACTGATTATCTTGCCGGAATACTGGGACCTGGAAGCCATCCAGGATTCTTTCATCAAACCGTTGTACGAAATTTTTGGCGGCGACGTTAAAATTTCTACCTTCGAAAAGAAGAATTTTCGCAAAGAAGACAGCACCTGGATTGGCCTGCCTAAAAAGCAGTACCTTGAACTTTTCCAGAGTGAACAATTGGATGTGATCATTGATCTAAGCGAACCGCAGGACAAATTTTCCACTTACATGTGCGCCATGCTAAAGGCGCCCTTAAAGATTTCCCTGGAATCAGGCCCCTTTGACCGGATTTACAACTTAAGCATTCGGGCAAAATCGGCAGAATCGCCCGAACGCCGTATCGAAATCGCCTTAAAATATTTTAAAGAGTTAACAAAAGCATCTAATATTCATTAA
- a CDS encoding SDR family oxidoreductase — protein sequence MDTGLKDKKAIVLAASKGLGKAAAQSLAAEGCHLAICARNEEQLNKTADQFKASGVDVFASAVDVANPGALKQFMEQSIERLGGVDILVTNAGGPPVKSFEETNEEEWRYWYEVTFMTVVRSIKSVLPLLKKQNWGRIINITSISVKAPVERLIYSNALRLAVVGLAKTLSIELGPFNITVNNVAPGYHLTDGLERIVKKRMEAGETREDIFAAWENKIPMRRIGQPGDLAGLIVFLASEQAGYITGATIQVDGGLYPGTL from the coding sequence ATGGACACAGGCTTAAAAGATAAAAAAGCGATTGTGCTGGCGGCCAGCAAGGGATTGGGCAAGGCCGCGGCACAGAGCCTGGCCGCCGAGGGCTGTCACTTAGCCATTTGCGCCAGAAACGAAGAACAACTCAATAAAACGGCCGATCAGTTTAAAGCAAGCGGAGTAGATGTTTTTGCCAGTGCAGTTGACGTAGCTAACCCCGGCGCCTTAAAACAGTTCATGGAACAGAGCATTGAACGGCTCGGCGGGGTCGACATTCTGGTAACCAACGCCGGCGGCCCGCCGGTCAAATCGTTTGAAGAAACCAACGAAGAAGAGTGGCGTTATTGGTACGAGGTTACCTTTATGACCGTCGTTCGTTCTATAAAAAGCGTGTTGCCCTTGTTAAAAAAACAAAATTGGGGACGAATTATCAACATTACTTCCATCTCAGTTAAGGCGCCGGTGGAACGGCTGATCTATTCCAACGCGCTGCGCCTGGCAGTCGTTGGCCTGGCTAAAACCCTTTCCATAGAACTGGGGCCCTTTAACATTACCGTTAACAACGTAGCTCCCGGCTACCACCTGACCGATGGATTGGAGCGGATTGTCAAAAAACGCATGGAAGCCGGAGAAACGCGCGAAGATATTTTCGCCGCCTGGGAAAATAAAATTCCCATGCGGCGTATCGGCCAGCCAGGCGATCTGGCGGGATTGATTGTCTTTCTGGCTTCGGAGCAGGCGGGATACATTACCGGAGCGACCATTCAGGTGGACGGCGGACTGTACCCCGGCACGCTGTAG
- a CDS encoding GNAT family N-acetyltransferase, whose protein sequence is MAKFSGTIQVNVITTIEDFYRLEGDWNHLLRHIPGYLPTMTFQWHRAWLEVNQDQILKLHIFVFKDHNERLIGILPFVRTQARILTKKLNVYTFSGARDQIQTLIVCKQEHQIPILLKLLAHFYETHRDWDLLTLRRLSASRADDIYLERILKKYRWPFSVESHLCVPYIRLQGDFSTYFKERSRHFRHEIKRKTNRLRKMGELFYLAIEAPLSNEDFQQFLELEDAGWKGRNKSSLKHRAHLHGLFKKLSLINTPQLKMIQFKLLLDSQLISASLCLQTMDGLHVMKIAYDERFKKQSPGLLLRLYEIEYAFKQGLKLYDFSGKEQRWMRAFTSRRHHVMDYIIYRKTFISLIRYLGFTRFRPFIRHSPFSAHLLKHLIKD, encoded by the coding sequence ATGGCCAAATTCTCCGGAACGATTCAAGTCAATGTAATTACAACTATTGAAGATTTTTACCGATTGGAAGGGGATTGGAATCATTTACTGCGTCATATTCCCGGATATTTACCCACCATGACATTTCAATGGCACCGGGCCTGGTTAGAGGTTAATCAAGACCAGATTTTAAAATTGCACATCTTTGTTTTTAAAGACCACAACGAGCGGCTAATAGGTATTTTGCCCTTTGTCCGCACGCAGGCCAGAATACTTACGAAAAAGCTTAACGTTTACACCTTTTCCGGAGCGCGCGACCAGATTCAAACCCTGATTGTTTGCAAGCAAGAGCATCAGATACCGATTTTATTAAAGTTACTTGCTCATTTTTACGAAACACATCGGGATTGGGATTTATTAACCTTGCGCAGACTTTCAGCCAGCCGGGCGGACGACATTTACCTGGAACGCATTCTAAAAAAATATCGCTGGCCATTTTCAGTAGAATCCCATTTGTGCGTGCCGTATATCAGGTTGCAGGGGGACTTTTCTACTTATTTTAAAGAACGCAGCCGCCACTTCCGGCATGAAATTAAGCGCAAAACAAACAGGCTGCGTAAGATGGGCGAACTATTTTACCTGGCGATTGAAGCGCCGCTTAGCAATGAAGATTTTCAGCAATTTTTAGAGTTAGAGGACGCCGGCTGGAAGGGAAGGAATAAATCCTCATTGAAACACCGGGCGCATTTACACGGGTTGTTTAAAAAACTTTCGTTGATTAACACTCCGCAACTAAAAATGATTCAGTTCAAGCTTTTGCTTGATAGCCAGTTGATTTCTGCTTCGTTGTGTTTACAGACGATGGACGGTTTACACGTTATGAAAATTGCGTACGACGAACGCTTTAAAAAGCAGTCCCCCGGGTTGCTGCTGCGGTTATATGAAATTGAATACGCCTTTAAGCAGGGCTTAAAGCTTTATGATTTTTCCGGAAAAGAGCAGCGCTGGATGCGCGCCTTTACCAGCCGTCGCCACCATGTAATGGATTACATCATTTACCGTAAAACGTTTATTTCGTTAATTCGCTATCTGGGGTTTACGCGTTTTCGTCCTTTTATCAGGCATTCTCCTTTCAGCGCACACCTTTTAAAACACTTGATAAAAGATTAA
- a CDS encoding replication-associated recombination protein A: MKKQTGNLFDSKTNDPLQRPLAERVRPQSLDEVVGHEKIIGPQSTLRKQIASGYLPSMIFWGPPGVGKTTLARLLARELKYRFVSISAVTSGVKEVKQIIEEARSQRRYYNQATVLFIDEIHRFNKAQQDALLHAVEDGTLILMGATTENPSFEVIAPLLSRCQVIQLNELSASDLKTIVQRAMEKDVLLQQYDIDLQGFDALLAFGAGDARRTLNLLEMTFHLAEKDGKKVIITEELVKQAVDQSPLYYDKHGDYHYDTISAFIKSVRGSDPDAAVYYLAVMLEAGEDPVFIARRLIVLASEDIGNAEPYALMLANTAFEAVKKIGMPEARIILAQVTTYLASVPKSNAAYLAINRAQEVVRKKGPKSVPLHLRNAPTGLMKDLKYGVGYKYPHDFPGHFVRQNYLPQGLEDELFYEPASTGREARLKQYLEQLWEKRKGKDID; encoded by the coding sequence ATGAAAAAACAAACCGGCAATCTGTTTGATAGCAAAACAAATGACCCGTTGCAACGTCCCCTGGCCGAACGCGTTCGGCCGCAATCGCTGGACGAGGTGGTGGGACACGAAAAAATAATCGGGCCGCAATCGACCTTGCGTAAACAGATTGCTTCGGGTTATTTGCCTTCGATGATCTTCTGGGGGCCGCCAGGCGTTGGGAAAACCACCCTGGCTCGACTGCTGGCCCGGGAGCTGAAATACCGTTTTGTGTCCATCTCTGCCGTTACCTCCGGCGTTAAGGAGGTCAAGCAAATCATCGAAGAGGCCCGTTCTCAACGTCGATATTATAATCAGGCCACCGTTTTGTTTATAGACGAGATTCATCGTTTTAACAAAGCTCAGCAGGATGCTCTGCTGCACGCGGTGGAAGACGGCACGCTAATTTTAATGGGCGCCACCACCGAAAATCCCTCTTTTGAAGTGATTGCCCCGCTGCTCTCTCGCTGCCAGGTTATCCAACTCAACGAGCTATCGGCCAGTGATTTAAAAACCATTGTCCAACGCGCCATGGAAAAAGATGTGTTGTTGCAGCAGTACGACATCGACTTACAAGGTTTTGACGCCTTGCTGGCTTTTGGCGCCGGAGACGCTCGCCGAACGTTAAATTTACTGGAGATGACCTTTCACCTGGCCGAAAAAGACGGTAAAAAGGTGATCATTACAGAAGAGCTGGTAAAACAGGCCGTGGATCAGAGTCCACTGTACTACGACAAACACGGCGACTACCACTACGACACCATATCGGCCTTTATTAAAAGCGTGCGCGGCAGCGATCCGGACGCCGCTGTTTACTACCTGGCCGTCATGCTGGAAGCGGGCGAAGACCCTGTTTTTATTGCTCGCAGATTGATTGTTCTGGCATCAGAAGATATTGGCAATGCAGAACCATATGCACTGATGCTGGCCAATACGGCTTTTGAAGCGGTCAAAAAGATTGGCATGCCCGAGGCGCGGATTATTCTGGCCCAGGTTACGACCTACCTGGCCTCGGTGCCCAAAAGTAACGCCGCCTACCTGGCCATCAACCGCGCACAGGAAGTGGTGCGTAAAAAAGGCCCCAAATCCGTTCCACTGCATTTGCGCAACGCCCCTACAGGATTAATGAAAGATCTGAAGTACGGTGTGGGTTACAAATATCCGCACGATTTCCCCGGACATTTCGTCCGGCAAAATTACCTGCCTCAGGGTCTGGAAGATGAACTTTTTTACGAACCGGCTTCAACCGGGCGCGAAGCCAGATTAAAACAATACCTTGAACAGCTCTGGGAAAAACGCAAAGGAAAAGACATTGATTAA
- a CDS encoding valine--tRNA ligase, which produces MGKEIPKVYDPKKVENKWYDHWLQKRYFHAEVNPRKKPFTIVIPPPNVTANLHMGHAFNNTIQDILIRYHRKLGYETLWLPGTDHAGIATQSVVERELLKEGKSRYDLGREKFVEKVWEWKEKHGSTIIHQLKMMGASCDWDRERFTLDEGLSNAVQEVFIRLYNKGLIYKGLRIVNWDPASATALADDEVEHKEVQGKLYHIRYKVKDSDEYIVVATTRPETLLGDTAVAIAPDDMEKYHLLGKKIIIPFVNREVELVVDDHVDKEFGSGFVKVTPAHDPNDFEIGQRHQLPMVLMLDKDGKVLHRCLLFKDGEYVEELPIPDYLAGKDRFEAREIIVEKLKEMGQLEKVEPHVHSVGHSYRSKVPIEPYLSVQWFVKMKPLAEKALKVVKEGKIKFHPEGRFEKTYEHWMTHIRDWCISRQLWWGHRIPAWYNEKGEVKVCKEDPSTPDEKWTRDPDVLDTWFSSQLWPFSTLGWPDDTPELKYFYPTDVLVTGPDIIFFWVARMIMAGLEFMHEIPFKHVYFNGIVRDEQGRKMSKSLGNGIDPLDMIEQYSADAVRFTLIMLSSEGQDINLGERSFEIGRNFSNKVWNAFRFLAMNSDQRWDTDFQKYEAHFTFEDRWIVSRFQKAIEGVSQGIENFRVNDALNAIYHFFWDEYCDWYLEMIKRRLYQSNNEIERKTALSVAAYIMKSSMELLHPFIPFITEEIWQNLRSEEEESIVISPWPEVKKSLINEQIEEQMRFVQEAISAIRNLRAEMNVQPAQKINVYYSANAGRSQLIQTNRAHFAALAKVETLSPLPENFDRAEAGVVVVQSTEFFIPLREALDLDKEKERLQKEIKRLEGLEKSCLAKLNNENFLQKAPEKVVQAERNKLANIQENLDKVRRNYEKLFGSKS; this is translated from the coding sequence ATGGGTAAGGAAATACCGAAGGTATATGATCCGAAAAAGGTTGAGAATAAATGGTACGACCACTGGCTGCAAAAACGTTATTTCCACGCGGAGGTCAATCCGCGCAAAAAACCGTTCACGATTGTAATTCCGCCGCCCAATGTGACGGCCAACCTCCACATGGGGCATGCTTTTAATAACACCATTCAAGATATCCTGATTCGCTACCACCGCAAGTTGGGCTACGAAACCCTGTGGCTGCCAGGCACCGATCACGCTGGCATTGCCACGCAAAGCGTTGTGGAGCGCGAACTGCTCAAAGAAGGCAAATCGCGTTACGACCTGGGGCGAGAAAAGTTTGTCGAAAAGGTCTGGGAATGGAAAGAAAAACACGGTTCGACCATCATCCACCAGTTAAAGATGATGGGCGCTTCCTGCGACTGGGACCGCGAGCGATTCACATTGGATGAAGGTCTTTCCAATGCGGTTCAGGAGGTGTTCATCCGCCTGTACAACAAGGGGCTGATTTACAAAGGACTGCGCATTGTAAACTGGGACCCGGCCTCGGCTACCGCTCTGGCCGACGACGAGGTGGAACACAAAGAGGTACAGGGGAAGCTTTACCACATCCGCTACAAAGTTAAGGACTCCGATGAGTACATCGTGGTGGCCACCACGCGCCCTGAAACCCTGCTGGGAGACACGGCCGTAGCCATTGCGCCTGACGATATGGAAAAGTACCATTTGCTGGGCAAAAAGATCATCATCCCCTTTGTGAATCGCGAAGTCGAATTGGTAGTGGACGATCACGTGGATAAAGAATTTGGTTCCGGCTTTGTTAAAGTTACCCCGGCCCACGACCCCAACGATTTCGAAATCGGTCAGCGCCACCAGCTGCCCATGGTGCTCATGCTGGATAAAGACGGGAAGGTTCTCCACCGCTGTCTGCTGTTCAAAGACGGCGAGTATGTGGAAGAATTGCCCATTCCGGACTATCTGGCCGGCAAGGATCGCTTTGAAGCGCGGGAAATCATCGTGGAAAAACTAAAAGAGATGGGGCAGCTGGAAAAGGTGGAACCCCATGTGCATTCCGTGGGACACAGCTATCGATCCAAGGTGCCTATCGAGCCTTACCTTTCGGTGCAGTGGTTCGTTAAAATGAAGCCTCTGGCCGAAAAAGCCTTAAAAGTCGTCAAAGAGGGAAAGATCAAATTTCACCCTGAAGGACGCTTTGAAAAAACGTACGAGCACTGGATGACTCATATTCGCGATTGGTGCATCTCGCGCCAGTTGTGGTGGGGCCACCGCATTCCGGCCTGGTACAACGAAAAAGGCGAGGTAAAGGTTTGTAAAGAAGATCCTTCCACACCAGACGAAAAGTGGACGCGCGACCCCGATGTGCTGGACACCTGGTTTTCATCACAGCTGTGGCCTTTTTCTACCCTGGGCTGGCCCGACGACACGCCGGAGCTTAAATATTTTTACCCAACCGATGTGCTGGTCACCGGCCCGGACATCATCTTCTTTTGGGTGGCGCGCATGATTATGGCCGGCCTGGAGTTCATGCACGAAATTCCTTTTAAACACGTGTACTTTAACGGCATCGTGCGCGACGAGCAGGGACGCAAAATGAGCAAGTCGCTGGGCAACGGCATCGATCCGCTGGACATGATCGAACAGTACAGCGCAGACGCCGTGCGCTTCACCTTAATCATGCTCAGTTCGGAAGGCCAGGATATCAATCTGGGCGAACGCAGCTTCGAAATAGGACGAAATTTTTCCAACAAAGTGTGGAATGCCTTCCGCTTTTTAGCCATGAACTCCGATCAGCGCTGGGACACCGATTTCCAGAAATATGAAGCGCACTTTACCTTTGAAGACCGCTGGATTGTGAGTCGCTTTCAGAAAGCGATCGAGGGTGTTTCGCAGGGCATAGAAAACTTTCGCGTAAATGATGCGTTAAACGCCATCTACCATTTTTTCTGGGATGAATACTGCGACTGGTATCTGGAAATGATCAAACGGCGCCTGTATCAGTCAAACAACGAAATAGAACGAAAAACGGCGCTGAGCGTGGCCGCTTACATCATGAAAAGCTCCATGGAGCTACTGCACCCGTTCATTCCTTTTATTACGGAAGAGATCTGGCAGAATTTGCGCAGCGAAGAGGAAGAAAGCATCGTTATTTCGCCATGGCCGGAGGTCAAAAAATCGTTGATTAACGAACAGATTGAAGAGCAGATGCGCTTTGTGCAGGAGGCCATCAGCGCCATTCGCAATCTACGGGCAGAGATGAATGTGCAGCCGGCGCAAAAAATCAATGTGTACTATTCAGCAAACGCCGGGCGCAGTCAGTTAATCCAAACCAACCGCGCCCATTTTGCAGCCCTGGCCAAAGTCGAAACGTTAAGCCCCCTGCCCGAAAATTTTGACCGGGCGGAGGCCGGCGTTGTGGTGGTGCAATCCACCGAGTTCTTTATTCCTTTGCGCGAGGCGCTTGATCTGGACAAAGAAAAAGAACGTCTGCAAAAAGAGATTAAACGGCTGGAAGGTCTGGAAAAATCTTGCCTGGCCAAGCTGAACAACGAAAACTTTTTACAAAAAGCGCCGGAAAAGGTGGTGCAAGCCGAGCGCAATAAACTGGCCAATATTCAAGAAAACCTGGATAAAGTCAGGAGAAATTATGAAAAACTATTTGGCTCTAAAAGTTAG